A portion of the Limosilactobacillus reuteri genome contains these proteins:
- a CDS encoding DJ-1 family glyoxalase III, with protein sequence MAKVAVVFAPGCEEVEGLTIVDVLRRMGIETTMVGLEDFHVPGAHGIELTCDEVMSDRLLDYDVVAFPGGRGGAQKLRDNDKLMKLMQKRNAENKWDAAMCAAPIALARYGLLDNHNYTCFPGINEEIAKGAPTANFEEDITVVDNDGKIITSRGPATALAFAYQIAEVLGYNTDKIKHEMLYDYLMDQK encoded by the coding sequence TTGGCTAAAGTTGCTGTAGTGTTTGCACCAGGTTGTGAAGAAGTAGAAGGACTTACAATTGTGGACGTTCTCCGGCGAATGGGGATTGAAACCACAATGGTTGGATTAGAGGATTTTCATGTTCCTGGCGCTCACGGAATTGAATTAACTTGTGATGAGGTAATGAGTGATCGGCTCCTCGATTATGATGTGGTAGCCTTTCCTGGTGGTCGTGGGGGTGCTCAAAAGCTTCGCGATAATGATAAGTTGATGAAATTGATGCAAAAACGCAATGCAGAAAATAAGTGGGATGCCGCAATGTGTGCTGCTCCGATTGCCTTGGCTCGGTATGGTTTGCTTGATAATCATAACTATACTTGCTTTCCAGGAATTAACGAGGAAATTGCTAAGGGTGCCCCAACAGCAAATTTTGAAGAGGATATTACGGTTGTTGATAATGATGGGAAGATCATTACCAGTCGTGGTCCCGCAACTGCCTTAGCCTTTGCTTATCAGATTGCAGAGGTATTAGGCTACAATACTGATAAGATTAAGCATGAGATGCTATATGATTATTTGATGGATCAAAAATAG
- a CDS encoding MFS transporter, giving the protein MLCSILFSTERIKGDEKVELQQRRTIVTGALLLSNIMAGMDGTIVNTALPAITSDLHGLQYMGWIIATFLFGMAVATPLWSKFGEHKGNKQAYITATSMFLVGAIFQGLAPNILWFIIARTVMGIGAGGMIKVDSKAVDPIVPSSLFKNRELVIDFTLFVIIWGSFIAFVTYIPMWAQGILGLSALLGGMTQIPGAVTNFIGSELVPVLQERWGKYWIVTCGAASIFIAYLGIMIGGQKTPFWLILFMGAFEGFGVGLVFNILQINVQTDAELRDVPIATSLGYLLRILSQTLMSAVYGVIINQELFQGVQTHHGITLRMLNKLSNAQTASSLPDKLLPTLRTILYNGYRDIIIAAVILILIALVLVVVLGWQNHCHQRDLMALGNLKDTKS; this is encoded by the coding sequence ATGCTCTGTTCCATCCTCTTTAGTACGGAGAGAATTAAAGGGGATGAAAAAGTGGAATTACAACAACGACGAACAATTGTTACTGGTGCGTTGTTACTATCTAATATTATGGCGGGGATGGATGGTACGATTGTAAATACAGCCTTGCCAGCTATTACCAGTGATCTTCATGGGTTGCAATATATGGGGTGGATCATCGCAACTTTTCTTTTCGGAATGGCTGTTGCGACCCCATTATGGAGTAAGTTTGGTGAGCATAAGGGAAACAAGCAAGCCTATATTACCGCTACCTCCATGTTTTTAGTTGGAGCAATCTTTCAAGGATTAGCCCCTAATATTTTATGGTTTATTATCGCGCGAACTGTAATGGGAATTGGTGCTGGAGGAATGATAAAAGTTGACAGTAAGGCGGTAGACCCAATTGTTCCTAGCAGTCTGTTTAAAAATCGCGAACTGGTAATTGATTTTACTTTATTCGTTATAATTTGGGGTTCCTTTATTGCATTTGTCACTTATATTCCAATGTGGGCTCAGGGAATTTTAGGTTTAAGTGCGCTGCTTGGCGGAATGACGCAAATTCCAGGGGCGGTTACTAACTTTATTGGTTCAGAATTAGTGCCAGTGTTGCAGGAACGATGGGGAAAATACTGGATTGTTACCTGTGGGGCAGCTTCAATTTTTATTGCCTATTTAGGAATAATGATTGGGGGACAAAAAACACCATTCTGGCTTATTTTATTCATGGGTGCTTTTGAAGGGTTTGGTGTTGGCCTTGTTTTTAATATTTTACAGATTAATGTTCAAACAGATGCTGAATTACGGGATGTGCCAATTGCTACTTCACTAGGATACTTATTGCGAATTTTGAGTCAGACTCTTATGTCCGCGGTGTATGGAGTTATTATTAACCAAGAGCTATTCCAGGGTGTTCAAACGCACCACGGAATTACCTTAAGAATGCTAAATAAATTATCAAATGCCCAAACTGCTAGTAGTCTTCCGGATAAGCTTTTACCAACCCTGCGTACGATTCTTTATAATGGATATCGCGACATTATCATTGCGGCAGTAATTTTAATCCTTATTGCCTTAGTTTTGGTTGTGGTTTTAGGCTGGCAAAATCATTGTCATCAACGCGACCTAATGGCTTTAGGTAATCTTAAAGACACAAAATCTTAA
- a CDS encoding uracil-DNA glycosylase, whose product MIAEYPPTLLAEVKEKTKDRQLTGFTPGQGPLNPDLMLVGEAPGRHEEKVNIPFSGASGQELMKLIESIGYSRSTVYITSVVRQRPYSIKRAIDKKTGEVIEKHPNRTPTKKEALAFAPLFDWELAQVKPKIIVTLGNTALQRLLGSQANIGKLHGQLLHEKIQRTNDAHDGYELTADKYWIMPMYHPAAVLYARRLEPTIKVDWQQLGQDIKKMKK is encoded by the coding sequence ATGATTGCAGAATATCCGCCAACACTCCTGGCAGAGGTAAAAGAAAAAACGAAGGATCGTCAATTAACAGGTTTTACTCCAGGTCAAGGACCGCTTAATCCAGATTTGATGTTAGTAGGAGAGGCTCCTGGTCGTCACGAAGAAAAGGTAAATATTCCTTTTTCGGGTGCTTCCGGTCAAGAGCTGATGAAGTTGATTGAATCAATCGGATATTCACGTTCAACCGTTTATATTACCAGTGTAGTTCGTCAACGGCCTTATAGTATTAAGAGGGCAATTGATAAGAAGACGGGTGAAGTGATTGAAAAACACCCTAACCGGACGCCAACTAAAAAAGAAGCCTTAGCATTTGCCCCTTTGTTTGATTGGGAATTAGCTCAAGTTAAGCCGAAAATTATTGTTACGCTTGGCAATACGGCTTTACAACGGCTGCTTGGTAGTCAGGCTAATATTGGTAAGCTTCATGGACAACTTCTCCACGAAAAAATTCAGCGGACTAATGACGCGCATGATGGTTATGAGTTGACGGCTGATAAATATTGGATTATGCCGATGTATCATCCAGCCGCAGTACTCTATGCCCGCCGATTAGAGCCTACTATTAAAGTAGATTGGCAACAGTTGGGACAAGACATTAAGAAAATGAAAAAATAA
- a CDS encoding threonine/serine ThrE exporter family protein, translating into MSKDKEISASDFEPTEHLSDKHHMAIPWHDFFTNDNFTPAYEANLVERAAIVGRIGLMMLSYGTGAWRVRDSMNTVARTLKMTCSVDIGLVSLEYTCMDAHHSYTQAISLPSTSINTTKLSQMERFIKEFDQNGSEMTIGEIHSRLEEIAHSKGNYAPYQVGLAAALACSAFVFLLGGGPVEMFCSFIGAGLGNYVRRKMIDHHITLFAGVAVAVAVACLSYLLALSLMQLTFNVSSRHEAGYIGAMLFIIPGFPFITSGLDISKLDMRSGLERMTYAIAIITVATLVGWIVALMVNLRPENFQALPLSALMLFLLRLQASFCGVFGFSIMFNSTPKMAAIAGCIGAIANTLRLELTDLTGIPAGAAAFLGALVAGLLASIVKRKIQYPQISITVPSIVIMVPGLYMYRAMYNIGLTSISVGTLWMTKALMIVVFLPMGLIVARILTDSKWRHNG; encoded by the coding sequence TTGAGTAAGGATAAAGAGATCTCAGCGAGTGATTTTGAGCCGACTGAACATTTGTCTGATAAGCATCATATGGCGATTCCATGGCATGACTTTTTTACAAACGATAATTTCACCCCTGCGTATGAGGCTAATTTAGTAGAACGAGCAGCGATTGTCGGGCGAATTGGATTAATGATGCTTTCTTATGGAACGGGGGCATGGCGAGTCCGTGATTCAATGAATACAGTTGCCCGGACGTTGAAAATGACTTGTTCGGTCGATATTGGGTTAGTTTCCCTCGAATATACTTGTATGGATGCCCACCATAGTTACACGCAGGCAATATCTTTGCCAAGCACAAGTATAAATACGACAAAACTTTCGCAGATGGAGCGATTTATTAAAGAATTTGACCAGAATGGAAGCGAGATGACAATTGGAGAAATCCATTCCCGTTTGGAAGAAATCGCTCACTCAAAAGGAAATTACGCTCCTTACCAAGTAGGACTAGCAGCTGCTCTGGCATGTAGCGCCTTTGTCTTTTTACTCGGTGGTGGACCAGTTGAAATGTTTTGTAGTTTTATCGGGGCTGGCCTCGGAAACTATGTCCGCCGTAAGATGATTGACCATCACATTACCTTATTTGCGGGAGTAGCGGTTGCGGTTGCAGTTGCGTGCCTTTCTTACCTGCTGGCTTTAAGTTTGATGCAATTAACATTTAATGTGAGTTCGCGTCATGAAGCAGGGTATATCGGCGCAATGCTGTTTATTATTCCAGGATTTCCATTTATTACTAGTGGACTTGATATTTCAAAGCTTGATATGCGGTCTGGGCTTGAACGGATGACCTATGCAATCGCAATTATTACAGTTGCTACCTTGGTCGGATGGATTGTGGCGTTGATGGTTAATTTACGTCCTGAGAATTTTCAAGCATTGCCTCTATCGGCATTAATGCTCTTTTTACTCCGGCTGCAAGCCAGCTTTTGTGGGGTATTTGGCTTCTCAATAATGTTTAACAGTACGCCTAAAATGGCAGCTATTGCCGGTTGTATTGGTGCGATTGCTAATACCTTACGATTAGAATTAACGGACTTGACCGGAATACCGGCAGGAGCAGCCGCATTTTTAGGAGCATTAGTTGCCGGGTTATTGGCATCGATTGTTAAACGTAAAATCCAATATCCGCAAATTTCAATCACGGTTCCATCGATTGTTATTATGGTCCCGGGACTTTATATGTATCGGGCAATGTATAATATCGGTTTAACTTCGATTAGTGTAGGAACGCTTTGGATGACCAAGGCGCTTATGATTGTTGTATTCTTGCCAATGGGATTGATCGTTGCTCGGATTCTTACAGATTCTAAGTGGCGACATAATGGATAG
- a CDS encoding LysR family transcriptional regulator codes for MNTRDLQYFAMLVKLKNYTQVAKYFNVSQPSITQAIRRLEQEFDTKLVRKDRVHRDEMFTRSGQLLYEKALAINKKIDIAHQEIARSDQRQIKLGLPPIIGKMYISHIIGNLSKQLLQRIKIVSVGSHELLSELQAGKIDIAMLGSIAPIDQAGIFAELITARPFSIIVSADHPLAKKKAVSFQDLTNEIFINYDQQYVHKAAFQAYSTYAQINPQTAIYKVPNVSWIKELVRQNKGISLMVKDAVKDEPGIVALDIEDPIPEKFFISLATREDYILSDDEQQLITKLKEITPVA; via the coding sequence ATGAATACTCGTGATTTGCAATACTTTGCCATGCTAGTTAAATTAAAAAATTATACGCAAGTAGCAAAGTATTTTAATGTTTCTCAACCTAGTATTACCCAGGCAATTCGTCGCCTTGAGCAAGAATTTGACACAAAGTTAGTGCGCAAAGATCGTGTTCATAGGGATGAAATGTTTACGCGCAGTGGGCAGTTACTATATGAAAAAGCGTTGGCGATAAACAAAAAAATAGACATTGCCCATCAAGAAATAGCACGGTCCGATCAGCGACAAATAAAATTAGGTCTTCCGCCAATTATTGGAAAAATGTATATTTCACACATTATCGGCAATCTTTCTAAGCAGCTTCTTCAACGAATAAAAATTGTTTCTGTGGGGTCGCATGAGTTGCTAAGTGAATTACAAGCGGGAAAGATCGATATTGCCATGCTGGGATCAATTGCACCAATTGATCAAGCCGGTATTTTTGCGGAATTAATAACTGCGCGACCATTTAGTATCATCGTAAGTGCTGATCATCCGCTTGCAAAGAAAAAGGCGGTTAGTTTTCAAGACTTAACGAATGAAATCTTTATTAATTATGACCAGCAATATGTGCATAAAGCTGCCTTCCAAGCTTATTCTACCTATGCCCAAATTAATCCACAAACGGCAATTTATAAGGTACCAAATGTTTCCTGGATTAAAGAGTTAGTGCGGCAAAATAAGGGAATTAGCTTGATGGTAAAAGATGCGGTAAAGGATGAACCAGGAATTGTTGCCTTAGATATTGAAGACCCAATTCCCGAAAAATTTTTTATTTCGCTTGCCACAAGGGAGGATTACATTTTAAGCGATGATGAACAGCAATTAATCACTAAATTAAAAGAAATTACTCCCGTCGCTTGA
- a CDS encoding alpha/beta fold hydrolase, producing the protein MDFKTNDGIRINYYVYGTGKPVVLIHGFGGYQQIWCLQIKNLIQQGYQVITYDQRNHGASTRDEKLDSIEPLIKDLYELLNYLNVAKPFLIGHSMGASVIYGFLSLYADFPLSGVIAIDQSPKMLNTIQWPYGYMDVTRASYKLKLKEHGNVRETLNGVPSQVISKLEPEKEMFPFIRTENLPLLYDHAKRDWRLTLEKISIPTLLVTANQSPYFNGKFADVMRQANPQFISHQSVDQSGHVIMAEQANKFNKIMDNYLKEHQ; encoded by the coding sequence ATGGACTTCAAAACAAATGACGGGATAAGAATTAATTACTATGTTTATGGCACTGGAAAACCAGTTGTTTTAATTCATGGCTTTGGCGGCTACCAACAAATATGGTGTTTACAAATTAAAAACTTAATTCAGCAAGGTTATCAGGTAATTACGTATGATCAGCGAAATCATGGAGCATCAACTAGAGATGAGAAATTAGACTCCATTGAGCCCTTAATAAAGGATTTATATGAACTATTAAATTATTTAAATGTTGCAAAGCCCTTTTTAATTGGGCATTCTATGGGTGCATCTGTAATATATGGATTCTTATCACTTTATGCTGATTTTCCTTTAAGTGGTGTGATAGCGATTGATCAATCTCCCAAGATGCTTAATACAATTCAATGGCCTTATGGATATATGGATGTCACAAGGGCATCATATAAATTAAAATTAAAAGAGCATGGTAATGTTAGAGAGACATTAAATGGGGTGCCATCTCAAGTAATATCAAAATTAGAGCCAGAAAAAGAAATGTTTCCATTTATTAGGACCGAAAATCTTCCCTTACTCTATGATCACGCTAAACGGGATTGGCGATTAACCCTTGAAAAAATTAGTATTCCAACATTATTAGTCACCGCAAATCAAAGTCCGTACTTTAATGGTAAATTTGCAGATGTTATGAGACAAGCTAATCCACAGTTTATATCACATCAATCTGTTGATCAAAGTGGCCATGTAATAATGGCAGAACAGGCAAACAAATTTAATAAAATAATGGATAATTACTTAAAAGAACATCAATAA
- the citF gene encoding citrate lyase subunit alpha, giving the protein MKNKVGREISDKILDSTNYKPFETTEIGHPIVHYTGHDVRVTKGDDKLVDSLDDVIKNNLKDGMTISFHHHFRNGDFVFNMVMDKIIKMGYKDLTLAPSSLTGVMNDKVIEAIKAGTITNITSSGMRGSLGEAVSHGLLKNPVIFRSHGNRARSIENGNIKIDVAFIGVPNSDRMGNANGMNGESALGSLGYALVDAKYADKVVLVTDTIADYPNTPASIQQTQVDYVVKIDKVGDPDRIGSGATRFTKDPKELKIAKMVNDVIVNSPYFKEGFSFQTGTGGAALAVTRFLRQAMIDNNITASFTCGGTTSPIVKLLEEGLVKKVMDVQDFDKGAASSMKSNPGQIEIDGSWYADPDNKGAMVDQLDIAILSALEIDTDFNVNVLTGSNGEIRGAVGGHQDAGTAKMTIISAPLTRGRIATIVPAVNSVTTPGSSIDVVVTEVGVAVNPARKDLIEAFKNVPSIPLISIEELQQRAEKIVGKPEKIEYTDRTVALVEYRDGTLIDKIKQIKD; this is encoded by the coding sequence TTGAAAAATAAAGTCGGACGCGAAATTTCAGATAAAATTTTAGATTCAACAAACTACAAGCCATTTGAAACTACTGAAATTGGTCATCCAATTGTTCACTATACTGGTCATGATGTTCGTGTTACCAAGGGTGACGATAAGTTAGTAGATTCATTAGATGATGTTATCAAGAATAACTTGAAGGACGGGATGACAATTTCGTTCCACCACCACTTCCGTAATGGTGACTTTGTATTTAACATGGTTATGGATAAAATCATCAAGATGGGTTACAAAGACTTAACTTTGGCTCCATCATCGTTAACTGGGGTAATGAATGATAAGGTAATCGAAGCTATTAAGGCTGGTACAATTACTAACATTACTAGTTCTGGTATGCGGGGAAGTCTTGGGGAAGCCGTTTCTCATGGTTTATTAAAGAATCCAGTTATTTTCCGTTCACATGGTAATCGTGCACGTTCAATTGAAAATGGAAATATTAAAATTGATGTGGCCTTTATTGGTGTTCCTAACTCAGATCGAATGGGAAATGCTAATGGTATGAATGGTGAATCAGCTTTGGGATCATTAGGTTATGCATTAGTTGATGCCAAATACGCAGATAAAGTTGTTCTTGTAACAGATACAATTGCTGATTATCCTAATACGCCTGCATCAATCCAACAAACACAAGTAGATTACGTTGTAAAAATTGATAAAGTTGGGGATCCAGACCGTATTGGTAGTGGTGCAACACGTTTCACTAAGGATCCTAAAGAATTGAAGATTGCAAAGATGGTTAATGATGTAATTGTAAATTCTCCATACTTTAAAGAAGGTTTCTCATTCCAAACTGGTACTGGTGGAGCTGCTTTAGCTGTTACCCGTTTCCTTCGTCAAGCAATGATTGATAACAACATTACTGCTTCCTTTACTTGTGGGGGAACTACTTCGCCAATCGTTAAACTTTTAGAAGAGGGATTAGTAAAGAAAGTTATGGATGTTCAAGATTTTGACAAGGGTGCTGCTTCAAGTATGAAGAGTAATCCTGGTCAAATTGAAATTGACGGATCATGGTATGCTGATCCTGATAACAAGGGAGCAATGGTTGATCAACTGGACATTGCAATTCTTTCTGCTTTGGAAATTGATACTGATTTCAATGTTAATGTTTTAACTGGATCTAATGGTGAAATTCGTGGTGCTGTTGGTGGACACCAAGATGCTGGTACTGCAAAGATGACAATTATTTCTGCACCATTAACTCGTGGTCGGATTGCAACAATTGTACCAGCTGTTAATTCAGTAACTACCCCAGGTTCATCAATTGATGTTGTTGTTACTGAAGTAGGGGTTGCTGTAAATCCTGCACGTAAAGATTTAATTGAAGCATTCAAGAATGTGCCAAGTATTCCATTGATTTCAATTGAAGAATTACAACAACGTGCAGAAAAGATTGTTGGTAAGCCAGAAAAGATTGAATATACTGATCGAACAGTTGCACTTGTTGAATATCGTGATGGTACTTTAATTGATAAAATTAAACAAATTAAGGACTAA
- the citE gene encoding citrate (pro-3S)-lyase subunit beta, which translates to MEERLRRTMMFVPGNNAGMVKDAGIYGADSIMFDLEDSVSMAEKDAARMLVYQALQTQDYGDSELVVRVNGIDTPFFKNDVFAMVKAGIQVVRLPKVESAQMMLDLVKVVEEAENKFGIKPGTTHVMAAIESAKGVLNAPEIAASTDRMIGLALSAEDYTTDMKTHRYPDGAELEFARNMILHAARAAGIAAFDTVFTNMNDVEGFKRETEHIHELGFDGKSLVNPRQIDWVNKIYEPTKKEIENALDVEAAIEEAHQKGSGVISMNGQMVDRPVVLRAQRVIRLAKASNLINEEGEYIEK; encoded by the coding sequence ATGGAAGAACGTTTACGTCGGACAATGATGTTTGTCCCAGGTAACAATGCCGGAATGGTAAAGGATGCTGGTATTTATGGTGCCGACTCCATTATGTTTGACTTGGAAGATTCAGTTTCAATGGCAGAAAAAGATGCTGCCCGGATGTTAGTTTATCAAGCTCTTCAAACACAAGATTATGGTGATTCAGAATTAGTTGTTCGTGTTAATGGAATTGATACACCATTTTTTAAGAATGATGTTTTCGCAATGGTAAAAGCCGGTATTCAAGTTGTTCGTTTGCCAAAAGTAGAATCAGCTCAAATGATGCTAGATCTTGTAAAAGTAGTAGAAGAAGCTGAAAACAAATTTGGTATTAAGCCAGGTACAACGCACGTTATGGCAGCTATTGAAAGTGCTAAGGGAGTACTTAATGCACCAGAAATTGCTGCAAGCACTGACCGGATGATTGGTTTGGCACTTTCTGCTGAAGACTATACGACTGATATGAAGACTCATCGTTACCCAGATGGAGCAGAACTTGAATTTGCTCGTAACATGATTCTTCACGCAGCACGTGCCGCTGGCATTGCAGCCTTTGATACTGTCTTTACTAATATGAATGATGTAGAAGGCTTTAAACGTGAGACTGAACACATTCACGAATTAGGATTTGACGGTAAATCTCTTGTTAACCCTCGTCAAATTGATTGGGTAAATAAGATTTATGAACCAACCAAGAAAGAAATTGAAAATGCATTGGACGTTGAAGCTGCAATTGAAGAAGCACACCAAAAGGGTTCAGGTGTTATCTCAATGAACGGTCAAATGGTTGACCGCCCAGTTGTATTACGTGCACAACGGGTAATTCGTTTAGCAAAGGCTTCTAACTTGATCAATGAGGAGGGCGAATACATTGAAAAATAA
- the citD gene encoding citrate lyase acyl carrier protein, which yields MDIKKTALAGTLESSDIQITLSQGNNGINIDLDSSVEELYGNQIRKVITDTLTAYGIDNANVKAVDKGALDCVIKARTMAAAQRALDTADQPDWEVF from the coding sequence ATGGATATTAAGAAGACTGCATTAGCAGGAACTTTGGAATCTTCCGATATTCAAATTACTTTGAGCCAAGGTAATAATGGTATCAACATTGACTTAGATTCCTCTGTGGAAGAACTTTATGGTAATCAAATTCGTAAGGTGATTACTGATACTTTAACTGCTTATGGAATTGATAATGCCAATGTTAAAGCTGTGGATAAAGGAGCTTTAGATTGTGTAATTAAAGCACGGACAATGGCTGCTGCTCAACGTGCTCTTGATACAGCAGATCAACCAGACTGGGAGGTATTTTAA
- the citC gene encoding [citrate (pro-3S)-lyase] ligase: MEVREINIHLKRNFTKWQKFLRFNGIEAFSEKETSSIDKTFVWEENGEILATGSIAGNVLKYIAICSKVQGHGETFNSLVSKLENEAAMMGHFHLFVFTKPQYSQSFQYVGFHELAKVEQGTILESGTPDIHDYISSLPHFNDQERSKIAGIVMNANPFTKGHRYLVETASKENNYVYVFVVSEDVSIFSFSDRFKLVKAGVADLPNVIVVPGKEYMVSYATFPAYFLKDDQNVGRFQASLDATLFKEQIAKPLNITSRYLGNEPYSKTTNIYNEELNRVLPPDVEVKIIDRKKNKDQNIISATKVRAAIANDDIALVKKYVPDTTLEFIKNNWSELQTRIKEGSIK, encoded by the coding sequence ATGGAAGTTCGTGAAATTAACATTCATTTAAAACGCAATTTCACCAAGTGGCAAAAGTTCTTGCGGTTCAATGGAATTGAAGCTTTTTCTGAAAAAGAAACATCTTCTATTGATAAGACTTTTGTATGGGAAGAAAATGGTGAGATTTTAGCAACTGGATCAATTGCTGGTAATGTATTGAAGTATATTGCAATTTGTTCAAAAGTTCAGGGACATGGTGAAACATTTAACAGTTTGGTTAGTAAATTAGAAAACGAAGCTGCAATGATGGGGCACTTCCATTTGTTTGTTTTTACGAAACCACAATATAGTCAAAGTTTCCAGTATGTCGGATTTCATGAATTAGCAAAAGTAGAACAAGGAACTATATTAGAAAGTGGAACCCCTGATATTCATGACTATATTTCGTCTTTGCCACACTTTAACGATCAAGAAAGAAGCAAGATCGCGGGAATTGTTATGAACGCTAATCCTTTTACAAAAGGACATCGTTACTTAGTGGAAACTGCTAGTAAAGAAAATAATTATGTATATGTTTTTGTTGTTAGTGAAGATGTTTCCATTTTTTCATTTTCTGATCGTTTTAAGTTAGTTAAAGCAGGAGTAGCTGATTTACCAAATGTTATAGTAGTACCAGGTAAGGAATACATGGTTAGTTATGCTACGTTTCCAGCATACTTTTTAAAAGATGATCAAAATGTTGGAAGATTTCAAGCTTCCTTGGATGCAACCCTTTTTAAGGAACAAATTGCAAAACCACTTAATATAACATCTCGATATCTTGGGAATGAACCATATTCCAAAACAACAAATATATATAATGAAGAGTTAAATAGGGTTCTACCACCTGATGTTGAAGTAAAGATTATTGATCGAAAGAAAAATAAGGATCAAAATATTATTTCAGCAACGAAGGTACGAGCAGCAATTGCTAATGATGATATTGCGTTAGTAAAAAAGTATGTTCCAGATACAACGCTCGAATTTATTAAAAACAACTGGTCTGAGCTTCAAACTCGGATAAAGGAAGGAAGTATTAAATAA
- a CDS encoding NAD(P)-dependent malic enzyme, producing MEDKEILSMHAKNQGVLNIAPQFEVKNRKELGEAYTPGVAVISKLIERYPELKDKYTLSGKLVALVTDGSAVLGLGNIGPAGGLPVVEGKALLYKDLANVNALPLTVEQVPVDEFVATLKNMQESFAGFHLEDIKAPRCFEIEEKLSKAVNIPVYHDDQEGTAIVVLAGLINAARVVKKNLKDLKVVINGVGASGVATARLLFAAGIKNITFVDIDGPVHVDSQNYNHYQTDLVKQSADQTSYRSLDEAVKNRDVFIGLSDADVLSEKQVKSMAQNPIIFALANPKPEIDPQIAKDADVAVMATGSSQYPNQVNNILVFPGLYKGLLSADLNKVDFGLEKAIASALANMISKPTAEKIVPGVFDDGVVNTVAKAVQHYASQKNND from the coding sequence ATGGAAGATAAAGAAATACTCTCAATGCATGCTAAGAACCAAGGAGTACTTAATATTGCACCTCAATTTGAAGTGAAAAATCGAAAAGAATTAGGTGAAGCATATACTCCAGGAGTTGCGGTAATCTCTAAGCTTATAGAACGTTATCCCGAACTAAAGGATAAATATACCCTTAGTGGAAAACTTGTAGCATTAGTAACTGATGGCTCTGCTGTTTTGGGATTAGGAAATATTGGCCCGGCCGGTGGTCTTCCAGTTGTTGAGGGGAAAGCATTACTTTATAAGGATTTAGCTAATGTTAATGCACTACCTTTAACTGTTGAGCAAGTTCCTGTCGATGAATTTGTGGCAACATTAAAGAATATGCAGGAATCTTTTGCGGGTTTTCATTTAGAAGATATTAAAGCACCTCGTTGTTTTGAGATTGAAGAGAAATTGTCTAAAGCAGTTAATATTCCAGTTTACCATGATGATCAAGAAGGAACAGCAATCGTTGTTTTGGCTGGATTAATTAATGCCGCTAGAGTAGTAAAGAAAAATCTGAAAGATTTGAAAGTTGTAATTAATGGAGTTGGAGCATCAGGAGTTGCAACAGCTCGATTACTTTTTGCGGCAGGTATTAAAAATATTACATTTGTTGATATTGATGGACCAGTGCATGTTGATAGTCAAAATTATAATCATTATCAAACAGATTTAGTAAAACAAAGTGCTGATCAAACATCGTATAGAAGCTTAGATGAGGCAGTAAAAAATCGAGATGTATTTATCGGGCTTTCTGATGCTGATGTATTAAGCGAAAAACAGGTTAAATCAATGGCTCAAAATCCAATTATTTTTGCACTTGCAAATCCAAAGCCTGAGATTGATCCTCAAATTGCAAAAGATGCAGATGTAGCAGTAATGGCAACTGGCTCAAGTCAATATCCAAATCAAGTAAATAATATTTTGGTATTTCCCGGGTTATATAAAGGATTATTATCAGCTGATTTAAATAAAGTTGATTTCGGCCTTGAAAAAGCAATTGCTTCTGCATTAGCAAATATGATTTCTAAGCCAACAGCTGAAAAAATTGTTCCTGGAGTATTTGATGATGGTGTAGTAAATACAGTAGCTAAAGCTGTTCAACATTACGCAAGTCAAAAGAATAACGATTAG